A region of Rhizorhabdus wittichii RW1 DNA encodes the following proteins:
- a CDS encoding transposase, IS4 family (PFAM: transposase, IS4 family protein), which produces MWTPATRAQHTRVAKRYQTDLSDAEWRLIAAFLPEARSTGRRREWPMREIVNAIFYVLRGGIAWRLLPKDFPPWQTVYRWFALLRDEAVFERMNHALVMTDRERTGREASPSAAIIDSQSVKTTESGGPRGYDAGKKIKGRKRHALVDTDGRALLVEPHTADVQDRDGGGAVLQISRGLFPFIEKVWADGGYNHERVTQATSITVEIVSKITGQTGFVVLPRRWVVERFFAWINRNRRLAKDVEATLKSAAAFLYAAAAMLMIRRLARSA; this is translated from the coding sequence ATGTGGACCCCGGCCACCCGCGCGCAGCATACGCGCGTGGCGAAGCGATACCAGACGGATTTGAGTGATGCGGAGTGGCGATTGATCGCCGCATTTCTGCCCGAGGCACGTTCGACCGGGCGACGGCGGGAATGGCCGATGCGCGAGATCGTGAACGCCATATTCTATGTGCTGCGCGGCGGGATCGCCTGGCGACTGTTGCCGAAAGACTTTCCTCCGTGGCAGACAGTCTACCGCTGGTTTGCCCTGTTGCGCGACGAAGCAGTGTTCGAGCGAATGAACCATGCTCTGGTGATGACCGACCGCGAACGGACGGGGCGCGAGGCCAGCCCGAGCGCGGCCATTATCGACAGTCAGAGCGTCAAGACCACGGAAAGCGGCGGCCCACGGGGCTATGACGCCGGCAAGAAGATCAAGGGGCGCAAGCGACATGCCCTGGTCGATACCGATGGCAGGGCGCTGCTGGTCGAACCTCACACCGCCGATGTCCAGGATCGTGATGGCGGTGGTGCAGTGCTGCAAATATCACGCGGCCTGTTCCCGTTCATCGAGAAGGTCTGGGCCGATGGCGGCTACAACCATGAGCGCGTCACGCAGGCTACCAGCATCACCGTTGAAATCGTCAGCAAAATCACCGGGCAGACCGGCTTCGTCGTCCTGCCAAGGCGCTGGGTCGTTGAACGCTTCTTCGCATGGATCAACCGAAATCGCCGTCTCGCCAAGGACGTCGAGGCAACCCTCAAGTCCGCCGCAGCATTCCTCTACGCCGCCGCTGCCATGCTCATGATCCGCAGACTGGCGCGATCAGCGTGA